In a genomic window of Brettanomyces nanus chromosome 1, complete sequence:
- a CDS encoding uncharacterized protein (MEROPS:MER0001733), with amino-acid sequence MAMEGPSELKGIKYPAKAHSLNVKRHFLSKKKDAINSAFFVSGTSLEFFAYCDETIPLRQNRYFHYLSGINQIPGCYILYTLADQKLTLYLPEIDYDDVMWSGMPISLKEAKEKFDVDVVEYESAIESKLTQLVADRIVIYTTDTENYAKKPFSKLVRAGDKDFFYALDESRLIKDSYEISMMKYANKITANSHVAVMAAQPIEQNETHMHAEFIYHSIRQGSKFQSYDPICCSGPNCGTLHYMKNDDTMVKKCSTLIDAGADWECYASDVTRCFPISGEWTKEHMDIYETVQDMQKQVLDGIKPGVSWDHLHLLAHKVMIKHFLNLGLFINGTEEEIFDSKVSVWFFPHGLGHLIGLDTHDVGGYPNYDDPDIRLRWLRLRRKLLPGMVVTDEPGVYFNDYLLENAYKEPKMAKYIDKDVVRKYMNVGGVRIEDDILVTKNGHENLTVVTSDPEEISKIVKKGIAKGKKGFHVVV; translated from the coding sequence ATGGCTATGGAAGGACCTTCAGAACTAAAAGGTATTAAGTACCCTGCAAAGGCTCACTCTTTGAATGTCAAAAGGCATTTcttatcaaaaaaaaaggatgcCATTAACTCGGCCTTCTTCGTTTCTGGTACTAGCCTAGAGTTCTTTGCTTACTGCGATGAAACAATCCCTTTAAGACAGAACAGATATTTCCATTATCTTAGTGGTATCAACCAAATTCCTGGTTGTTATATTTTGTATACTTTAGCCGACCAGAAGTTGACTTTATATCTTCCCGAGATCGACTATGATGACGTTATGTGGAGTGGAATGCCGATAAGTTTGAAGGAAGCAAAGGAAAAGTTTGACGTGGACGTTGTAGAGTACGAAAGTGCCATAGAATCCAAGTTGACACAACTTGTTGCTGATAGGATCGTCATTTATACTACGGATACCGAGAATTATGCGAAGAAaccattttcaaagttggTGAGAGCCGGTGATAAGGACTTTTTCTACGCCTTAGATGAATCCCGTTTGATCAAGGACAGCTATGAAATCAGTATGATGAAATATGCCAACAAGATCACTGCCAACTCCCATGTTGCTGTGATGGCTGCTCAGCCGATCGAGCAGAACGAAACCCATATGCATGCCGAGTTTATCTACCACTCGATTAGACAAGGTTCCAAATTCCAAAGTTACGATCCTATATGCTGTTCGGGTCCTAACTGTGGTACGTTGCACTATATGAAGAACGACGACACCATGGTGAAGAAATGTAGCACCTTGATTGATGCTGGCGCAGACTGGGAATGTTATGCGTCTGATGTCACCCGATGCTTTCCGATTAGTGGAGAGTGGACTAAGGAGCATATGGATATTTACGAGACTGTTCAGGACATGCAAAAACAAGTCTTGGATGGTATCAAACCTGGCGTTTCATGGGATCATTTACATCTTCTTGCTCACAAGGTGATGATTAAGCACTTCCTTAACTTGGGTCTATTCATCAACGGTACTGAGGAGGAAATTTTTGATAGTAAAGTTTCTGTTTGGTTCTTCCCCCATGGGTTGGGACACTTAATTGGTCTAGACACGCATGATGTTGGTGGATATCCAAATTACGACGACCCTGATATTCGATTGAGATGGTTACGgttaagaagaaagctatTGCCGGGTATGGTTGTAACCGATGAGCCAGGTGTCTACTTCAATGACTATTTACTTGAGAATGCTTACAAAGAGCCAAAAATGGCAAAGTACATCGACAAAGACGTTGTCAGAAAGTACATGAATGTTGGTGGTGTCAGAATCGAAGATGACATTTTGGTTACCAAAAATGGTCATGAAAATTTGACTGTAGTGACAAGTGATCCGGAGGAAATCTCGAAGATTGTGAAGAAGGGAATCGCCAAGGGTAAGAAGGGATTTCATGTTGTTGTATAA
- the MCM5 gene encoding minichromosome maintenance protein 5 (BUSCO:EOG09340RXS) codes for MSFERADTFSTSVLPGEPATEDQFSEVIKAFKSFILEFRINNRFLYRDQLRENILLHQYQLTVNSEHLISYNDELNKKLTDEPAEMIPLFEQAITDIAKRIAYISSDEVPSSFPICQLILLSNDMKISIRDLDSEHISKIVKISGIIISASTLRSKSTEVTIMCRNCRHTMKLKIPTSFGVPQIPNRCQAPPQPNGAKSECPPEPYIIVHDKSTFIDQQSLKLQETTDMVPVGEMPRHIILSVDRYLCNRVVPGVRCDIVGIYSIYQARVRNSSTTNNAAIRNPYMKVLGIQTEADAVTGGGFDGVFSEEEEEEFLAMSRLPDLYERFARSIAPSIYGNLDIKKAITCLLFGGSKKILPDSMRLRGDINALLLGDPGTAKSQLLKFVEKVAPIAIYTSGKGSSAAGLTASVQRDPNTRDFYLEGGAMVLADGGVVCIDEFDKMREEDRVAIHEAMEQQTISIAKAGITTVLNSRTSVLAAANPVFGRYDDMRSAGENIDFQTTILSRFDMIFIVKDQHNAQRDLSIAKHVMNVHTNGGSAEEQVEGEIPIEKMKRYIQYCRAKCAPRLSDDSAEMLSSHFVGLRKEVKEKEAYSSERSSIPITVRQLEAIVRISESLAKIELSPVAAERHVEEAIRLFNASTMQAINNGNADNAELTGQITRIEDEVKRRLPIGWSTSYSTLRRQFVDKGNYSQAALEKALTILERKESIQFRHQRMSVFRCGV; via the coding sequence ATGtcctttgaaagagctGATACCTTTAGTACTTCTGTGCTTCCGGGTGAGCCAGCCACTGAAGACCAATTCAGTGAAGTCATTAAGGCTTTCAAAAGCTTTATATTGGAATTTAGAATTAACAATAGGTTTCTTTACCGTGATCAGCTACGTGagaatattcttcttcatcagtATCAACTTACGGTCAACAGTGAACATCTTATAAGCTATAATGATGAGCTTAACAAAAAGTTGACGGACGAACCAGCAGAGATGATTCCTCTTTTTGAACAGGCAATAACAGATATTGCCAAAAGAATTGCTTATATTTCAAGTGATGAGGTTCCGTCTAGCTTTCCAATTTGCCAGTTGATTCTCTTATCTAATGATATGAAGATCAGTATTAGGGACTTAGATTCTGAGCATATCTCCAAGATAGTGAAAATTTCGGGCATTATCATATCTGCCTCTACTCTACGGTCTAAATCCACCGAGGTGACCATAATGTGTCGTAATTGTAGGCATAcaatgaaattgaaaattccTACAAGTTTTGGGGTGCCACAAATTCCGAATAGGTGCCAGGCCCCACCTCAACCAAACGGTGCCAAGAGCGAATGTCCTCCCGAACCGTACATTATCGTTCATGATAAATCGACCTTCATTGATCAGCAATCCCTTAAACTACAGGAAACAACAGATATGGTGCCTGTCGGTGAAATGCCTAGGCATATTATACTTAGTGTCGACAGATATCTCTGTAACAGAGTTGTTCCAGGTGTTCGCTGTGACATTGTGGGCATATATTCTATTTACCAGGCACGTGTTCGTAACTCTTCCACTACAAACAATGCTGCAATTCGTAATCCTTACATGAAAGTTTTGGGCATTCAGACAGAAGCTGATGCTGTTACTGGCGGGGGATTTGATGGCGTATTTTcggaagaggaagaggaggagtTTTTGGCCATGTCTAGACTGCCCGACTTATATGAGAGGTTTGCTAGGTCCATTGCGCCTTCTATTTATGGCAATCTAGACATCAAAAAGGCCATCACATGTCTTCTATTTGGTGGTTCTAAGAAAATCTTACCAGATAGTATGAGACTACGTGGTGACATCAATGCGCTTCTTCTCGGTGATCCAGGTACGGCCAAATCTCAGCTTTTGAAGTTTGTAGAGAAGGTGGCTCCTATTGCTATTTATACATCCGGTAAAGGTTCTTCTGCGGCAGGTTTGACTGCATCTGTACAAAGGGATCCGAACACTAGAGACTTCTACTTAGAGGGGGGTGCCATGGTGTTAGCAGATGGTGGTGTGGTTTGtattgatgagtttgataagatgagagaagaagatagagtGGCAATCCACGAGGCTATGGAGCAACAAACAATTTCTATTGCTAAAGCCGGAATTACAACTGTTTTGAACTCTCGAACTTCTGTGCTTGCTGCTGCAAACCCTGTATTTGGTAGGTATGACGACATGAGGTCTGCTGGTGAGAATATTGATTTCCAGACTACTATCTTATCTCGTTTTGATATGATATTCATTGTTAAAGATCAGCACAATGCACAGAGAGATCTGTCCATCGCCAAGCATGTCATGAATGTTCATACCAATGGAGGATCGGCTGAAGAACAggttgaaggagaaatccctattgaaaagatgaagcGATACATTCAATACTGTCGTGCTAAATGTGCACCAAGACTTTCGGATGATTCTGCCGAGATGCTTTCGTCTCACTTTGTGGGCCTTCGTAAGGAagtcaaagaaaaggaagcgTACTCTTCTGAGCGGTCTTCCATTCCAATCACCGTCAGACAGTTGGAAGCTATTGTTCGTATTTCAGAGTCTCTAGCTAAGATAGAACTCTCGCCTGTTGCAGCAGAACGTCATGTAGAAGAAGCAATTAGATTGTTCAATGCGTCGACGATGCAGGCCATCAACAACGGGAACGCTGATAATGCCGAATTAACTGGCCAGATTACtagaattgaagatgaggtTAAGAGAAGACTACCTATCGGCTGGTCTACATCTTACAGCACCTTGAGAAGGCAGTTTGTTGATAAAGGAAACTATTCACAGGCGGCACTGGAAAAGGCGTTGACAATtttagaaagaaaggagagcATTCAATTCAGACATCAGAGAATGAGTGTATTCAGGTGCGGTGTCTAA
- a CDS encoding uncharacterized protein (MEROPS:MER0064621~BUSCO:EOG09342ECY): MSPSRKAGSNHKLPPSKRLKMEADSLDKFNEDMNSNSDSESDLADGSESSSNKLQQRQHQLAKNDLYLETVNRNVLDFDSEKVCSVSLSDSNVYGCLTCNRYLRGRSRNSECFQHSINEDHHVFISFSTLKFYVLPENYELDQKSALLLKDIQLLVNPTFTRTEVDKLDSQQTMGFDLNENLYHPGFIGLVNFAANDYSNVVVQALAHVSLLRDYLILHYEDLRSLDLSRRLSLLIRKLWSSHLFKPHVSSEEVVQYVSRKSNKKFDIQVRGSPKDFLVWMLNHMNHEFTKELSDNIIWKIFQGKLLVEGRRTKFWVLPLSLPSVTLFKDGMAMDVPQTTLEELISKKKVQFLHTPKILVLSINRVDDSRKLVGVRNSDLNPTVVRFDPESLKIDEMKYRLVANVVYDTTAENPIEKDVKLTTANSMQNEIHYKVQLRDPARHEWLEINDLQSRPIEKDLLFLAYTCLQFWEAI, translated from the coding sequence ATGTCACCGAGTCGGAAAGCCGGTTCCAATCACAAGCTTCCACCATctaagagattgaagatggaagCTGACTCGCTTGACAAATTCAATGAGGACATGAACTCCAACTCAGATTCAGAATCCGATCTAGCCGATGGCTCAGAATCCTCCTCCAATAAGCTTCAGCAAAGGCAGCAtcaattggccaaaaatGATCTTTATTTGGAGACGGTCAACCGAAATGTACTTGATTTTGATTCTGAGAAGGTGTGTTCTGTATCTCTCTCTGATTCTAACGTTTACGGTTGTCTTACATGCAACAGGTACTTGAGAGGTAGATCTAGAAACTCGGAATGCTTCCAGCATTCTATCAACGAGGACCATCATGTGTTCATCAGCTTCAGTACATTAAAGTTTTATGTCCTCCCAGAGAATTATGAGTTAGATCAAAAGTCTGCATTATTGTTGAAAGATATTCAATTGCTTGTCAATCCTACATTCACTAGGACTGAAGTTGATAAGCTAGATTCTCAACAGACTATGGGTTTCGATCTTAATGAGAATTTATATCATCCCGGTTTTATTGGCCTTGTCAATTTTGCTGCTAATGATTATTCCAATGTTGTTGTCCAAGCTTTAGCACATGTTTCTTTATTAAGAGACTATTTGATTCTTCATTATGAAGATTTACGATCTTTAGATCTTTCTAGACGATTATCATTATTGATTCGGAAATTGTGGTCATCACATTTATTTAAGCCACATGTCTCTTCCGAAGAAGTAGTTCAGTATGTCTCCAGAAAATCGAACAAAAAATTTGATATTCAAGTTAGGGGATCACCCAAGGATTTCCTAGTATGGATGCTCAATCACATGAACCATGAATTCACTAAAGAACTTAGTGACAATATAATATGGAAGATATTTCAAGGAAAGCTTCTAGTTGAAGGGAGGAGGACAAAATTTTGGGTTCTCCCGCTCAGTTTACCTTCGGTAACCCTTTTCAAAGACGGTATGGCCATGGATGTGCCTCAAACTACGTTGGAAGAACTTATATCTAAGAAAAAGGTTCAATTCTTGCACACCCCTAAAATTCTCGTCTTAAGCATTAATAGGGTTGATGATTCTAGAAAACTCGTTGGTGTACGAAACTCTGATTTGAACCCTACAGTAGTGAGGTTTGACCCAGAAAGCCTCAAGATAGATGAAATGAAATACAGGTTGGTAGCTAATGTAGTCTATGATACTACTGCTGAAAATCCAATTGAAAAAGACGTCAAGCTTACAACAGCAAATTCAATGCAAAACGAGATTCATTACAAGGTACAATTACGTGATCCTGCAAGACACGAATGGCTAGAAATCAACGATCTACAAAGCCGACCTATAGAAAAAGATTTGCTTTTCTTGGCATATACTTGTCTCCAATTCTGGGAGGCCATCTAA